A DNA window from Amphiprion ocellaris isolate individual 3 ecotype Okinawa chromosome 8, ASM2253959v1, whole genome shotgun sequence contains the following coding sequences:
- the LOC111572103 gene encoding forkhead box protein P1-B-like isoform X2 → MHESRSEPTSHTIQASQTENGNHTENESRLRSNQTPPPEAPRIPVSLSMMTPPAEAPQQLQQTPQQQILSPQQLQSLLQQQKALMLHQQQIQEVFKNQQEQLNMQLLHQKNAGIVSQELTAQQIAIQQQLLQVQQQHLLNLQRQGLLSVLPTSPTAAPGCENGSILSATGESRESSSQQSTTNGHQTLLKRKESGSLDENTQNSHPLYGNGMCKWPGCETVFGDFQAFLKHLNSEHTLDDKSTAQCRVQMQVVQQLELQLKKDKERLQAMMAHLKSSEPKPAAQPVNLVSNVSFSQATLPKGPPPMSLSQSATAPSTPLTPLSESPSVLTPNSMFTGTPVRRRYSRSVSQDIIDNKEFYLSTEVRPPFTYASLIRQAIFESPRNQLTLNEIYNWFTRNFAYFRRNAATWKNAVRHNLSLHKCFVRLENVKGAVWTVDEIEFHRRRPQKTAGNGSLLKNSQNRQSLAGSALQSGCLEGNNSFYSPASMGSIPLHSLPHVLQEQMNGALANGSGYQSDSSATQSPPQAFIKEEQEDEEICENYPYESPESTDEHGHSPEMNQDEDNGSPERPNLHLDRVPSL, encoded by the exons ATGCATGAGTCCCGGTCAGAACCAACAAGCCACACCATTCAAGCCAGTCAGACAGAGAACGGGAATCATACTGAGAATGAGAGTCgactgaggagcaaccagactCCTCCTCCAGAGGCACCCAGG ATCCCTGTGTCATTATCCATGATGACCCCACCAGCAGAGGCTCCTCAGCAGCTACAGCAGACACCACAGCAGCAGATCCTCAGTCCTCAGCAGCTCCAATCCCTTCTCCAGCAACAGAAAGCACTCATGTTACACCAG CAACAAATTCAAGAGGTCTTCAAGAATCAGCAAGAGCAGCTAAATATGCAGCTGCTACACCAGAAGAATGCTGGGATTGTTAGTCAAGAG CTAACAGCCCAGCAGATTgccatccagcagcagctccttcaggtgCAACAGCAGCATCTCCTCAACCTGCAGAGACAAGGCCTGCTGTCTGTCCTTCCCACCAGCCCCACTGCAGCCCCAG GCTGTGAGAATGGTAGCATCCTGTCAGCTACTGGAGAATCCAGAGAGTCTTCCAGTCAACAATCTACCACCAATGGTCATCAAACTCTTCTAAAGAGGAAAGAAAG tggATCACtggatgaaaacacacagaacagccATCCTCTGTATGGGAATGGCATGTGTAAATGGCCTGGCTGTGAGACTGTCTTTGGAGACTTTCAGGCATTTCTCAA ACATTTGAACAGTGAACATACACTGGATGACAAGAGTACAGCACAGTGTCGTGTCCAAATGCAAGTGGTTCAGCAGTTGGAACTGCAG CTGAAGAAGGACAAAGAGCGACTCCAAGCTATGATGGCTCATCTTAAGTCCTCTGAACCCAAACCTGCAGCACAGCCT gtgAATCTGGTTTCTAATGTGTCTTTCTCCCAGGCAACATTGCCCAAAGGTCCTCCTCCTATGAGTCTCTCTCAGAGCGCCACAGCACCATCCACACCCTTGACGCCGCTCTCTGAATCCCCCTCAGTCCTCACTCCCAATAGCATGTTCACTGGAACTCCTGTACGGAGGCGATATAGCCGTTCTGTGAGCCAAG ATATAATTGATAATAAGGAGTTCTACTTGAGCACAGAAGTCAGACCTCCGTTTACATATGCCTCTCTCATTAGACAG GCTATATTCGAATCACCTCGCAATCAGCTGACATTAAATGAAATCTACAACTGGTTCACAAGAAACTTTGCATATTTCAGGCGCAATGCAGCTACTTGGAAG AATGCAGTCAGACATAATCTCAGTCTCCACAAATGCTTTGTACGTTTGGAGAACGTGAAGGGAGCTGTGTGGACGGTAGATGAGATCGAGTTTCACAGAAGGCGGCCCCAGAAAACTGCTGGTAATGG ATCTCTGCTGAAGAACTCTCAGAACCGTCAGAGTTTAGCTGGATCTGCTCTTCAG AGTGGTTGTCTCGAAGGCAACAACTCCTTCTATAGCCCGGCCTCTATGGGCAGCATCCCATTGCACTCCTTGCCTCATGTTCTCCAGGAACAGATGAATGGAGCCCTTGCTAATGGATCTGGATACCAAAGTGACAGCAGTGCCACACAATCCCCTCCACAAGCTTT cattaaagaaGAGCAGGAGGATGAGGAAATATGTGAAAATTATCCCTATGAATCTCCGGAGAGCACAGATGAGCACGGCCACAGCCCAGAGATGAACCAGGATGAAGACAACGGCAGCCCGGAGAGGCCCAACCTTCATCTTGATCGTGTGCCTTCTCTCTGA
- the LOC111572094 gene encoding 2-epi-5-epi-valiolone synthase-like produces MTESASDIWSSWDSGSMISKNNSSCSQQTRFNLVQVKGAWNRQPEQSQTAEGKLSDAKIYENKSEHGVSWTVFSPITFTYRVIQCKNILDPSDDTLLWGHVGDDELKGTLINSKPVKRFVVIDETVNQLYGSWVTQYFEARQVVHKILPLPTTEENKSLELVTKILQEVHQFGIDRRSEPIIAIGGGVCLDVVGLAASLYRRRTPYIRVPTTVLSYIDASVGAKTGVNFAGGKNKLGSYIPPVATFLDCSFFQTLPPRQISNGMAEMLKMALMKHRGLFELLEADGRRLLSTKMQSCDTSSSSEHEHSATVSIRIAIETMLEELAPNLWEDDLDRLVDFGHLISPELEMRVLPALLHGEAVNIDMSFMVYVSHQKGLLTADEKNRIIRCMLGLDLPVWHQDCTLALVQKSLRERLKHSAGSVRMPLPTGLGRAEIFHDMIEDNILCQAYAKWTDELSSSGNK; encoded by the exons ATGACAGAGTCGGCTTCAGACATTTGGTCCAGCTGGGACTCTGGGAGCATGATTTCAAAAAACAACTCTAGCTGTTCACAACAAACTAGGTTCAATCTGGTCCAAGTGAAGGGAGCCTGGAATCGACAACCAGAGCAGAGCCAAACAGCAGAGGGAAAGCTGTCAGATGCTAAAAT CTATGAGAACAAGTCAGAACACGGAGTTTCCTGGACAGTGTTCAGCCCCATCACGTTCACCTACAGAGTCATTCAGTGCAAAAACATACTGGATCCCAGCGACGACACTCTGCTCTGGGGTCACGTAGGAGACGACGAACTTAAAGGAACCTTAATTAACTCCAAGCCAGTGAAGCGTTTTGTTGTCATTGATGAAACTGTCAATCAGCTCTATGGCTCCTGGGTTACTCAGTACTTTGAGGCCAGACAAGTTGTACACAAGATTCTCCCGCTGCCCACCACCGAAGAGAACAAGAGTCTGGAGTTAGTGACCAAGATCCTGCAGGAGGTTCACCAGTTTGGTATCGACAGACGCTCTGAGCCGATCATAGCCATCGGAGGTGGGGTTTGTCTGGATGTAGTGGGTCTGGCGGCATCTCTCTACCGCCGAAGGACTCCTTACATTCGAGTGCCGACCACTGTGTTGTCCTACATTGATGCCAGTGTTGGGGCAAAAACAGGCGTCAACTTCGCAGGTGGGAAAAACAAGTTGGGGAGTTACATCCCACCGGTGGCCACGTTCTTAGACTGCTCCTTCTTCCAAACCCTCCCACCACGTCAGATCTCTAATGGGATGGCAGAGATGTTAAAG ATGGCCCTTATGAAGCACAGAGGTCTGTTTGAGCTGCTGGAGGCTGACGGCAGGAGGCTGCTGAGCACTAAGATGCAGTCCTgtgacaccagcagcagctctgaacATGAACACAGCGCTACGGTATCCATCCGTATCGCTATAGAAACCATGCTGGAGGAACTGGCTCCTAACCTGTGGGAGGATGATCTGGACAGACTGGTGGATTTCGGTCACCTCATCAGCCCTGAGCTAGAAATG AGAGTGTTGCCAGCGTTGCTCCACGGGGAGGCGGTGAACATCGACATGTCCTTCATGGTGTATGTGTCCCACCAAAAGGGGCTTCTGACAGCAGATGAGAAGAACCGTATCATCCGGTGCATGCTGGGTCTGGATCTGCCTGTGTGGCATCAGGACTGTACTCTGGCTCTGGTGCAGAAATCTCTCAGGGAGCGTCTGAAACATTCTGCCGGCTCTGTGAGGATGCCTCTCCCTACAGGACTGGGACGTGCAG AAATCTTCCATGACATGATTGAAGATAATATCCTTTGCCAAGCTTATGCAAAATGGACTGATGAGCTTTCTTCTTCTGGgaacaagtga
- the LOC111572103 gene encoding forkhead box protein P1-B-like isoform X1, with product MHESRSEPTSHTIQASQTENGNHTENESRLRSNQTPPPEAPRCPGRLVNGDYQIPVSLSMMTPPAEAPQQLQQTPQQQILSPQQLQSLLQQQKALMLHQQQIQEVFKNQQEQLNMQLLHQKNAGIVSQELTAQQIAIQQQLLQVQQQHLLNLQRQGLLSVLPTSPTAAPGCENGSILSATGESRESSSQQSTTNGHQTLLKRKESGSLDENTQNSHPLYGNGMCKWPGCETVFGDFQAFLKHLNSEHTLDDKSTAQCRVQMQVVQQLELQLKKDKERLQAMMAHLKSSEPKPAAQPVNLVSNVSFSQATLPKGPPPMSLSQSATAPSTPLTPLSESPSVLTPNSMFTGTPVRRRYSRSVSQDIIDNKEFYLSTEVRPPFTYASLIRQAIFESPRNQLTLNEIYNWFTRNFAYFRRNAATWKNAVRHNLSLHKCFVRLENVKGAVWTVDEIEFHRRRPQKTAGNGSLLKNSQNRQSLAGSALQSGCLEGNNSFYSPASMGSIPLHSLPHVLQEQMNGALANGSGYQSDSSATQSPPQAFIKEEQEDEEICENYPYESPESTDEHGHSPEMNQDEDNGSPERPNLHLDRVPSL from the exons ATGCATGAGTCCCGGTCAGAACCAACAAGCCACACCATTCAAGCCAGTCAGACAGAGAACGGGAATCATACTGAGAATGAGAGTCgactgaggagcaaccagactCCTCCTCCAGAGGCACCCAGG TGCCCAGGCAGACTTGTCAATGGAGACTATCAG ATCCCTGTGTCATTATCCATGATGACCCCACCAGCAGAGGCTCCTCAGCAGCTACAGCAGACACCACAGCAGCAGATCCTCAGTCCTCAGCAGCTCCAATCCCTTCTCCAGCAACAGAAAGCACTCATGTTACACCAG CAACAAATTCAAGAGGTCTTCAAGAATCAGCAAGAGCAGCTAAATATGCAGCTGCTACACCAGAAGAATGCTGGGATTGTTAGTCAAGAG CTAACAGCCCAGCAGATTgccatccagcagcagctccttcaggtgCAACAGCAGCATCTCCTCAACCTGCAGAGACAAGGCCTGCTGTCTGTCCTTCCCACCAGCCCCACTGCAGCCCCAG GCTGTGAGAATGGTAGCATCCTGTCAGCTACTGGAGAATCCAGAGAGTCTTCCAGTCAACAATCTACCACCAATGGTCATCAAACTCTTCTAAAGAGGAAAGAAAG tggATCACtggatgaaaacacacagaacagccATCCTCTGTATGGGAATGGCATGTGTAAATGGCCTGGCTGTGAGACTGTCTTTGGAGACTTTCAGGCATTTCTCAA ACATTTGAACAGTGAACATACACTGGATGACAAGAGTACAGCACAGTGTCGTGTCCAAATGCAAGTGGTTCAGCAGTTGGAACTGCAG CTGAAGAAGGACAAAGAGCGACTCCAAGCTATGATGGCTCATCTTAAGTCCTCTGAACCCAAACCTGCAGCACAGCCT gtgAATCTGGTTTCTAATGTGTCTTTCTCCCAGGCAACATTGCCCAAAGGTCCTCCTCCTATGAGTCTCTCTCAGAGCGCCACAGCACCATCCACACCCTTGACGCCGCTCTCTGAATCCCCCTCAGTCCTCACTCCCAATAGCATGTTCACTGGAACTCCTGTACGGAGGCGATATAGCCGTTCTGTGAGCCAAG ATATAATTGATAATAAGGAGTTCTACTTGAGCACAGAAGTCAGACCTCCGTTTACATATGCCTCTCTCATTAGACAG GCTATATTCGAATCACCTCGCAATCAGCTGACATTAAATGAAATCTACAACTGGTTCACAAGAAACTTTGCATATTTCAGGCGCAATGCAGCTACTTGGAAG AATGCAGTCAGACATAATCTCAGTCTCCACAAATGCTTTGTACGTTTGGAGAACGTGAAGGGAGCTGTGTGGACGGTAGATGAGATCGAGTTTCACAGAAGGCGGCCCCAGAAAACTGCTGGTAATGG ATCTCTGCTGAAGAACTCTCAGAACCGTCAGAGTTTAGCTGGATCTGCTCTTCAG AGTGGTTGTCTCGAAGGCAACAACTCCTTCTATAGCCCGGCCTCTATGGGCAGCATCCCATTGCACTCCTTGCCTCATGTTCTCCAGGAACAGATGAATGGAGCCCTTGCTAATGGATCTGGATACCAAAGTGACAGCAGTGCCACACAATCCCCTCCACAAGCTTT cattaaagaaGAGCAGGAGGATGAGGAAATATGTGAAAATTATCCCTATGAATCTCCGGAGAGCACAGATGAGCACGGCCACAGCCCAGAGATGAACCAGGATGAAGACAACGGCAGCCCGGAGAGGCCCAACCTTCATCTTGATCGTGTGCCTTCTCTCTGA